The Polyangium mundeleinium genome contains the following window.
CGCGGCTCGAGCGCAAACTTCCGTCCGGACAGACGGTCCCCCTCGGTTACCGCGGCAGCGGTGATCTCCTCGGCGAGGCCGCGCTCGCCGGCGCGCAGACGTACACCGAGAGCGCGATCGCCATCGACGAGAGCGAGGTCGTCCGCTTCCCGGTCGCCGCGATTCACGCGTGGCTACGGGACGATCCCGCGCTCGGTTTGGCGCTCCTCGGCCTCCTCGTCGACCGCCAGCGTGCCGCGGAGGATCGCATCGAGTCGTTGCTCTTCCGCAACGTGGAAGGCCGCCTCGTCGAGTTCCTCCTCGCCGCTGTCGATCGCTGGGGTGTACCCGACACACGCGGCACGTTGATCTCTGCGCCGATCACCCACCTGGAGATCGCGCAGTCGATCGGCTCCACGCGTGAGACCGTCACCATCACCCTCGGCGCGCTCCGCAAGGACGGCTTGCTCGCCGTGGCGGGTCGACGGCTCATCGTGGTCGACCGCGACGCGCTCGCGAAGCGCCGCTGACCCGTCCGGTGGTTCGGGGGCGTCGCTCGGCTTGTCCGAGCGAAGCCCCGCGCGTCGACCACGCTCGTGCGTCCTTTTCGCGTGCTCGGCTGCGCGCGGGCGTGCTATCGCCCGACCGCGATGTCGATCGCTCAGAGCTACCGGATTCGACTCGAAGGGATCCGGTTCCGCGCGCGCCATGGTGTCTCGCGGGCCGAACGCGGCTTGCCGCAGGACTTCGTCGTCCATGTCGAGGTCACGTTGCCCGTCACGAGTCTGCCTCGGACGGACACTCTCGCGAAGGTCTTCAACTACGACAAGCTCGCGACCCTCGTCGTCGACGAGGGCACGCGCGCCTCGTACAAGCTGCTCGAAATTCTCGCCGAGCGGCTCATCACGCGCATCCTCGCGGACACGCCCGCGATCGCCGTGACCGTACAGGTCAAGAAGTTCGGCCCCCCCACGTCGGTCTCGGTCGACGCGGTCTCCGTCGAGCTCTCGGCGAACCGGCCTGCGTAGCCATCCCTCCGGCGAGCGAGCGGCCTATCATGGGCCATGCCTCGCCTCTCGCTCCTCGCGGCACCGTTCGTCCTCCTCGCCCTCGCTTGCTCCGGTGAGGACGTAACCCCCGCCGTCAAACCCACGCCCCGCGCCTGGGACAAACTCGCCACGCCGAGTGACGTCGCGCTTGGCCCCGTGCGTGGCTTCACGCAGGCCCGCGGCATCATCCACAGCCACTCGCCCTACTCGCACGACGCTTGCGACGGCAAAGGCCTCGACGACAGCGGCGTGCCGCGGACCGACTGCGTTGCGAACCTCCGCCGCGGCATGTGCGACGCTGCCGAGGACTTCGTCTTCCTCACCGACCACGCCGCCCACATGGCGGACGCCGAGTTCCCCTCGCTGCTCTTCATCCAGCCCGGCGACGAACCCGTCCTCGGCGCGGACGGCGCGCCCATCGGCAACTACGTCGCATGCGGCGACGGCCGCCGCGTTCTCGTCACCGCGGGCAACGAAAACACCTTCATGTCCGTTGGCCTCGAACGCCACCTGCCCGGCGACCCGGCCACGCGCCGCGCGACCTACGAAGGCGAAGACGCCTCCACCGTCGACGCGATGCACGACGCAGGCGCCCTCGTCTTCGTCGCACACACCGAATCCCGCACGCCCGAGTGGCTCGCTTCGATGCCCTTCGACGGCGTCGAGGTCTACAACGTCCACGCCGCCATCGACCCGGACATCCGCAAGGACTACCTCGGCCTCGAAGCCTACGGCGGCGGCGCCTCCATCCTCCCGTTCACCCGCCAGGACGACGAAGGCCCGCAGCCCGACCTCGCGTTCCTCGGCTTCTTCGAGGAGCTACCCATCTACGGCCAGCGCTGGGACGCCTTGCTCGCCACGCGCAACGTCACGGGCATCGCGGGCACGGACGTCCACGAGAACAGCTTCCCCGGAGTCCTGCGCGACGGCGAGCGTGGCGACAGCTACCGCCGCCTCATGCGGTGGTTCTCGAACATTGCGCTCGTCGACGGCCCGATCACCCCGACCTCCGTCAAGGCTGCCCTCGCCGCTGGCCGGAGCTACGTCGCGTTCGAGATCCTCGGCGCGCCAGCCGGCTTCGACTTCCATGCCGAGACAAACGGCGCCGTCGTTGAAATGGGTGGGCAGGCTCCCGCCGGATCGACAATCGTAGCCCGTGCTCCCAAGGTCCATAACATCGATCCTGGCGTCACCGCGCCGACGATCTCCATGCGATTGCTCCACATCGACGCGTCCGGGACCACGATCGCGGCCGAGGGCGACACGATTCGCCTCGAAAATGCGCCGGCCGGCGCGTACCGCGTCGAGGTCCGCATCCTGCCGACGCACCTCCGCCCGCACGTGGGCGACACCGGCGAGGGGTACATCCGCGAGCGCTTGTGGCTCCTTGCCAATCCGATTCGAATTTCCTGAAGCCGAAGCGAGGTCAGTTGCCCGAAAAACCGATGGATCGAGCGAGAGACATCGGGAAAGACGATGGTATGCTTGCGCTACTGTGGAGTGGCTCAACTATCATCACCTTCTTTATTTCTGGGTCGTCGCGCGAGAAGGGAGCATCGCGCGGGCGAGCCACGAGCTACGGCTCGCGCAGCCCACGATCAGCGGGCAGATTCGTGCCCTCGAAGAGGCCCTCGGGGAGAAGCTTTTCGTCCGCAGCGGCCGCCACCTCGTCCTCACCGAGGTCGGGCGCGTCGTTTTTCGTTATGCCGATGACATCTTCTCCCTCGGCCGCGAGCTACTCGACACCGTCAAAGGCCGCCCGACGGGCAGGCCGCTCCGGTTCGTGGTGGGAATCGCCGACGTCCTGCCCAAACTCATCGCACACCGCCTGCTCGAACCGGCGCTCGGCCTCGAAGAGCCCGTGCGGATGGTTTGTCGCGAGGACAAGGCGGAGCGGCTGCTCGCCGAGCTCGCGCTCCACAACCTCGACATGGTGATCACCGACGCGCCGCTCGGCTCGGGCATGAAGATCAAGGCCTACAGCCATTTGCTCGGCGAATGCGGGATCAGCTTCTTCGCCGCGCCCTCGGTCGTGCTCGACACGCGGCGGCCTTTCCCGGGCCTGCTCGACGGCGCGCCATTCCTCTTGCCGGCCGAGGGCACCACGCTCCGCCGCTCGCTCGAACAATGGTTCGAGTCCGAAAGGGTCCGGCCTCGTGTCGTGGGCGAGTTCGACGACAGCGCGCTCCTCAAGGTCTTTGGCCAGGCCGGCGCGGGCGTGCTCGTCGCGCCTTCGGTGATCGAAGCGGAAATCCAGAATCAGTACGACCTGCGCGTCGTCGGCCACACCGACGCCGTGAAGGAGCGCTTTTACGCGATCACCGGCGAGCGAAAAATCAAAAATCCCGCCACGAGCGCGGTCGCCAATGCCGCGCGCAAGCACATCTTCGGCTGAACCCGCCCGTCATTTTCGCGTAAAATACCTCTCCACCGCCTCCACGAGCCCCTCCATCGTGCTCGTCTCCGCCGTCACGGCGACCTCGATTCCCCGGGCCCGCGCGCTCTCCGTCGTGATCTCTCCAATGCTCGCGACCGTCACGCCCGAAAGCAACGCGCCTGCCTGCGCCCCGAGCGCCGATACGAGCCCCTCCACCGTGCTCGTCGCCGAAAGCAGCACCACGTCGATCGATTTCGTCGAAAACTGCTGCACGAGCTCCGCCGCCCGCTCGGGTCCTGCCTTTCGCGTCTCGTAGACCGGCACGACCCGCACCTCGCAGCCCGCCGCCCGCAGCATCTCGGGCAACGCCTCCCGCGCCACGAGCGCGCGCGGGATCACCACGCGTACAATATTCTGTTCCGACAAACGTTTCCGTATTTCCTCATCCGCCAGAATCGCGGCCGCCAATCCCTCGCCGCGAAAATCCGCGGGCACGATGTCGGCGCGAATCCCCCGGGCGAGCAGCGCCGCCGCCGTCCCCGTCCCGATCGCCGCCACCTTCGCGCGCCCGAAGGCCCGCGCGTCGAGGCCCGCCTCCGCGATCGCCGCAAACAGCCGCTCCACGCCATTCTCGCTGGTGAACGCCACCACGTCCCACGCGCCGAGCTCGTGCACGAGCCCCGAAACCGAAGGCGGATCCGGCGGCGGCCCAATCTCGATCGCCGGCCACACGTAGGGCTCGGCTCCTCGCTGCCGCAGCCGCTTCGCCGCAGATTGCGCTTGACCTCGCGGCCGGAGCAAAGCCACGCGTTTCCCGAACAGCGGACGTGTATCGAACCAGCGCAGCGCCTCCCGCCGCGCGGCCACCGCCCCCACGAGCACGATCCCCGGGCTCCCGAGCCCTGCGGCGCGCGCCTTTTCCGCGATCTCCGCGAGCGTCCCCGTCACGACCCGCTGCTCGGCCCGCGTCCCCCACTGGATCACCGCCGCCGACGTCCCGGGATCCCGCCGCGAAGGCCCCAGGAGCCCCGCGACGACCTCCTCCAGGTTGTGCATCCCCATCAGCACACAAATCGTGCCTTTCACGCTCGCGAGCTCGGACCAGTCGTATCCCGCGCCCGATCGCATCGTCCCGCTCACGAGCGTCACGCTCGACGCGAGGTCCCGGTGCGTCAGGGAAAACCCTGCATACGCCGTCGCGGCGAGCGGCGAGCACACGCCGGGCACCACCTCGAACGGCACGCCCGCCCGCGCCAGCGCCTCCGCCTCCTCCGAGCCTCGCCCGAACAGGTACGGATCACCGCCTTTCAGCCGCACCACGCTCTTCCCTGCGCGCCCGAGCCGCACGAGCTCCGCCTCGATCGCGTCCTGCTTCGCCTGCTTCGAGGCGCGATCCGCACCACGCTTCCCCACGGCCATCACGACGGCGTCGGGCCGCACACGCGAAAGCAGGGCCGGATGAATCAGCTCATCGTGCAGCACCACCTCGGCGCTCGAAAGAAGCTCGGCCCCACGTTCGGTCAAAAGTCCCGGATCTCCGGGCCCCCCGCCCACCAGGTACACCGTCCCCGGCGCGGCAGCCTGTGCCGCGGAGCGCGTCAAATCCCCGCCTTCTTCGCCTTCTGCCCGATTTTTCATGATCCCCGCGCGTACTTTCGTCTTCACCCGATTGCCATATCCTTGACACAATGCGCAATTGGCCTAGATTCCGCCCATCACATCCCTTCCTCGTAGGGGATTTTGACGTATGCGATCCATCAAGCTGCTCACCGAACCCAGCGCGGGCGTCGTCGATCGATGGTACGTGTCCGATGGGGCGACGGCGGTTGGTCCTGTCGGCATCGAGCTCATCGCGCGTGGCCTCGAGGCGGGCAAGGTGCCGCTGGGGAGCTACGTTCGTCACGAGGCGTGGAAGGTGTGGCGACCTCTGTCGGAGCTCGCGGTGATCTCGGTCGACTCCGCGGCGCCCACGCCGCCCTACCATCCTCGCCCCGCGGAGACCATCCCGGGCGGCGGGTGTGACGACATCACGCAGCCGGGTCGGCCGGTTTTTCCGGACGAGGTGATGCCGCAGGACGTCCTCGCGGGCGCTTCGGACCTCGACGACGCGCTGCTCCTCCTGTTCAACGCGGCCGTCGTGCGCACGGGGGCCGATGCCGGCCTCGTGCACGTGGTGCGTCCCGACGGTGCGGTCGTCCTGTACGCCCACGGACCCTTTTCGCGGGACATGGTGGGCGAGCGGACGAGCCTCGTGGATCCGGCGCTCGCGGCGGCAGCGGAGGGCAACACGGTCGTGGCCGAGCCTGCGCCGGGCCCTGCGGGACAGGCGGTCCGGGATCGGCTCCTGAGCCTCGGCGTCGCGTGTGACGCGGCGTGGATGGTCCCGGTGCTCGCGAGCGGCCGGCTCGCCGCGGCCATCGAGCTCGGCCGCAAGGCGCCGCGCCTCCGGGCGAGTGAGCTCGCGGTCGTCGAGGCTCTCGTCGACGCCCTGTCGTACCGCGCCGATCACGACGCCTGGTGATCAGGCCGAAGAATCCCGGCCGAACAAAGCGATTTCTGGAGGTGAGGACGGGATTCGAACCCGCGTATGACGGTTTTGCAAACCGTTGCCTAACCGCTTGGCTACCTCACCGCGGTCAGCGAGGCGCGTTTTTGCCCCATCCCGCGCCCTCTGTCAAGCGTCCGTGCACGGCGCCTTTCACGTGACCCTCAGCACATCCCCCTAAACATTTTCGGCGCCGCGCTGCGATCCGGTACGATGGCCGTGGAGGGCGAGCGGAGAACGGGCATGCGTGCGATCGTCGGATGGGTTTGGGCCGCTTGCCTCCTCGCGGCGCCATCGTTTGCCCTGGGGCAGGGCATCACGTCCACGCCTCCACGCCGTGTCCAGAGGGAAGCGGACGCAGCGCAGAAGCCGGAGTCCGGGTCCAAGCCCTCGGACGCCGCCCCGGCCAAGGACCCGGCGAAGGACGCCTCGAAACCGCCGAAGGAGCCGCCGCCTTCAAAACCCTTGTTCAAGATCGAGCTCCACGGCGGCGCCTGGCTCTTCTACTACCAGCCCTTCCAGCCTCCCGAGGAGAAGCCGTTCCTCCGGATGCACGTCGCGCACCTGAATTTCGACGGCTCGATCGGCGATTTTGGCCTCTTCTTCAACGCCAGCGCACGCGACACCCGCATGCGTGAGTTTTACGAAGGCCCGGCCTGGCTGGAAGAGGGCTATTTTTATTACAAGCACCCGAAGGTCATGGTGAAGGTCGGCAAATCGTACAGCCGCTTCGGCCTCTTCTGGGACAACTCGTTTTTCGGACCCATCCATTTCTACGACGGCATCAAGCTCGACCCGAACTACGGCATCTCGATCGAGGGCACCGCGGGCAAGGAGAAGGGCCCGCGCCTCGGCTATTTCGCGCAATACTTCCTCGTCGACGGCCGGACGAACGGATCGTACGTCGGGCGCGACACGATCAGCATCCCCGGCGCCAGGCGCCGGAACATCGCCGTCCTCCGCCTCGAACCGGCGTACCATTGGAACAAGGACACGTCGATCCTCCTGGGTGTGTCGGGGCAATACTTCCAGGCTGACATCCCGGCGCTCGCCGGGACAAACCGGGATGTGCTCCGGTTCGCTCTCGATTACACGGTCAACCTGGGCCCGGTGAGCGCGTGGGGCGAGGCCTCACGCCAACTCGGCCAGAGCGTCACGGAATGGCCGATCCCGCCCGTCCCGGCGACCGCCACGACGCCCGCCGTCCCTGGCCGCGCCTCGGCAAAAAACGACTACCTCCTCGTCGGCGGCGAGGCGCGCATCTGGAAATTCGTGGCCCGCTACAACCTGAGCGCCGCGCGGTTCCACGACGTCGGCGTCACCGAGTACATGCACCAGCCGGGCCTCGGCTACAACATGAACGACTACCTGCAGTTCCTCGTGGAATACGCGCACTGGACGCAGCACGACGCCCTGGGCTACGGAAAGTTCCTCGACCAGAGCGTCGCGACCACGATTCACGGATACTTTTAGCGAATCACTTCACGCACGCGCCGCTGTTGGCGCACGCGAAATCGTCACAATCGACGAACGGGTTGCCGTCGTTGCTGATGCCGTCGCTGCACTCGGCGAACGTGAGCTCGTGCTGGCAGACCGTGATGCTCGACTTGCGGCTGCAGGAGTTGTCAGCGCAATCGACGAACGTGTTGTTGTTGTTGTCGACGTTGTCCGAGCACTCGGCGTCGTTCGCCTCGGGGCAAATCGTGACGTCGGGGTTCAGCGAGCAACCGAAATCCGCGCAATCGATGAAGTTGTTGTCGTCGTCGGTCGCGCCGTTCGAGCACTCCGCGTTCGCCAGCGCCGTCCACTGGTTCGCCGGCGGCATCGGGCTCGCGGGCACGTTCGCGTTGCACACGATGATGCCCTCGCGCTGACAGCCGGGGTCCTCGCAATCGGAGAACCCGTCCTTGTCGTCGTCGAGCCCGTTCGAACAGAAGATGTTCGAATCCTCCCGGACGAGGTTCTTGCACGCCGTCACGTCCGGGTTCACGAGGCAGGCATTGTCGGCGCAATCGATGAAGTTGTTGCCGTCCTCGTTTTGCCCGTTCGTGCACTCGTCGTTCGCGAGCGTCTGCCACTCGGCCTGCGCCGGCATCGGGCTCGCCGGCTGGTCGCCCGTGCAGACGACGATGCCCTCGGCCTGGCAATCGGTGTCCATGCAGTCGCTCTTGCCGTCGCCGTCGTTGTCGATCCCGTCGGAACAGCGGCCGTTCGACCATTCACGCTTGCAGAACGCGAGCGCCTGACACGCCGTCTCCTGGCAGTCGGTTTTGCCGTCCATGTCATTGTCGATCCCGTCGGAGCAGAGCGGGTTCGACGCTTCCTGGATCTTCGTGCACGGCGCGACGCTGTCGCAGTTGAAGTCGTTGCAATCCTTGAAGCCGTCGCAATCGTTGTCGACGCCGTCGCTGCACGCCGCCGTGGTGTTCTCGTCGCCCGTCGGCATGCACATCGTGCCGCTCGACGACGAACCGCCCGCCGCGCCCGTGCTCGTCGTGGTCATTCCGCCCGTGCCCATGCCGCCCGATGCGCCCGCGCCGCCGCCGCCCGACGCGCCCGCGCCGCCCTCACCACCTTCGCCGCCAATTCCGGTCGTATTGTTGCCCGTCGCGCGACACGCCCCGAGCCCGAGGCCCAAAGCACCCGAAAGAACCAAAGCAACGTACGTCTTCGACTTCATGATTATGCTCCTCGCCGCGGCCTCGTGCGCCACGACCAAGTTTGTCCCGAGGTGGACGCCTCGCGTCCCCCTCTCGCCCGGGCAAAGCCCGGTCGATTCACCCCCCGAGGGAAGATCGCGCTTCGCGATCTTCCGAGCATCGAATCCTTCGATGCTCTACCCTTCGTCCTCGGCCTCCGCCTTGTCGCCGCGCAGCCCGAGCGCCTTGCATTTCTTGTAAAGGTGGCTCCGCTCGAGGCCGAGGCCGCGCGCCGTCGACGCCATCGCCCCGCCGTGGTGCGCGAGCGCCTCCTCCAGGATCCGCCGCTCCGCCTCC
Protein-coding sequences here:
- a CDS encoding Crp/Fnr family transcriptional regulator, encoding MVTIQDNRRPSVDAPKVRINRALKLCPLFEKVARATFDNALEVAELDVVRAGMSIQKQDDNVTSLALLGHGRARLERKLPSGQTVPLGYRGSGDLLGEAALAGAQTYTESAIAIDESEVVRFPVAAIHAWLRDDPALGLALLGLLVDRQRAAEDRIESLLFRNVEGRLVEFLLAAVDRWGVPDTRGTLISAPITHLEIAQSIGSTRETVTITLGALRKDGLLAVAGRRLIVVDRDALAKRR
- a CDS encoding GAF domain-containing protein; this translates as MRSIKLLTEPSAGVVDRWYVSDGATAVGPVGIELIARGLEAGKVPLGSYVRHEAWKVWRPLSELAVISVDSAAPTPPYHPRPAETIPGGGCDDITQPGRPVFPDEVMPQDVLAGASDLDDALLLLFNAAVVRTGADAGLVHVVRPDGAVVLYAHGPFSRDMVGERTSLVDPALAAAAEGNTVVAEPAPGPAGQAVRDRLLSLGVACDAAWMVPVLASGRLAAAIELGRKAPRLRASELAVVEALVDALSYRADHDAW
- the folB gene encoding dihydroneopterin aldolase, yielding MSIAQSYRIRLEGIRFRARHGVSRAERGLPQDFVVHVEVTLPVTSLPRTDTLAKVFNYDKLATLVVDEGTRASYKLLEILAERLITRILADTPAIAVTVQVKKFGPPTSVSVDAVSVELSANRPA
- the cobA gene encoding uroporphyrinogen-III C-methyltransferase, encoding MKNRAEGEEGGDLTRSAAQAAAPGTVYLVGGGPGDPGLLTERGAELLSSAEVVLHDELIHPALLSRVRPDAVVMAVGKRGADRASKQAKQDAIEAELVRLGRAGKSVVRLKGGDPYLFGRGSEEAEALARAGVPFEVVPGVCSPLAATAYAGFSLTHRDLASSVTLVSGTMRSGAGYDWSELASVKGTICVLMGMHNLEEVVAGLLGPSRRDPGTSAAVIQWGTRAEQRVVTGTLAEIAEKARAAGLGSPGIVLVGAVAARREALRWFDTRPLFGKRVALLRPRGQAQSAAKRLRQRGAEPYVWPAIEIGPPPDPPSVSGLVHELGAWDVVAFTSENGVERLFAAIAEAGLDARAFGRAKVAAIGTGTAAALLARGIRADIVPADFRGEGLAAAILADEEIRKRLSEQNIVRVVIPRALVAREALPEMLRAAGCEVRVVPVYETRKAGPERAAELVQQFSTKSIDVVLLSATSTVEGLVSALGAQAGALLSGVTVASIGEITTESARARGIEVAVTAETSTMEGLVEAVERYFTRK
- the nhaR gene encoding transcriptional activator NhaR, which produces MEWLNYHHLLYFWVVAREGSIARASHELRLAQPTISGQIRALEEALGEKLFVRSGRHLVLTEVGRVVFRYADDIFSLGRELLDTVKGRPTGRPLRFVVGIADVLPKLIAHRLLEPALGLEEPVRMVCREDKAERLLAELALHNLDMVITDAPLGSGMKIKAYSHLLGECGISFFAAPSVVLDTRRPFPGLLDGAPFLLPAEGTTLRRSLEQWFESERVRPRVVGEFDDSALLKVFGQAGAGVLVAPSVIEAEIQNQYDLRVVGHTDAVKERFYAITGERKIKNPATSAVANAARKHIFG